TGGTTTTGTTTCAAGTATTTAAACATGTTTTGGATATGTTATGCCGTTGATGAATGCACGTTTTCACCATACATATTTATGAGTGGAAATTGCTTAGAAATAGTTAGGAAGTCCCAAAGCTATTTAGGAAGGATGAGGTGAAGAATAGAAAGAAATGGGGAGAAGAATGAAGACTTTCAGTATGTGGGCCCTACCTGCGCTCTAGCCTCCAGAACTCAGAGATGCCATTTAAAGCCCACTGACCGAcgctcactctcactctcttgctcatttctttcttcttcctccacctaaactgagagagagagagagagatagagagagagagagagggagagcaacCACCTCGACCACTACGACGACCCGAGATCGATGGAGAAgacttccttgagcttctcgaaGGCTTCATCGAGCTCCTTCCTACCATTTTCTTCGTTGGAGATACTTCCATGCGAGTTCTTCCACCTCAATGCCAACCACCACCTTGGAGCCTAATCTTCAGAGCAAAGCTTCCCCGGAGTTGGTTAACCCTCTAGAAAGCTTCCCCACGCCGATGTGAGACTTCCCTAACCATTTCCTCACCATTCTTGAGCTCCATTCGGTCCCCCATTAGTTTAGACCTgagctccaccctagccatGGACTTCACCCATGGAGTCCTCGAGTTTGGCCGCGTGCATGTCGCCCAAACCACCCAAGAAACACTCCCCTTGTCTTGTAGAGTGTTTGGTACCCTTCTTAGTCCAAGGCATCGCCGGAGCATTCGCCGGCAACCTCACTGAGGTGCCATCAGCTAGGCCCAATGGTTTGACCACCACTAGGTCCGGTTTGACTGCCGGGTTATGACTTGGTTGGTCAAACTTCTAATCAAactccatagtcaggagtcagaccgccagTAGGGCCGATCTAACCGTCAGACCTAGCGGTTTGATCACCATGGATCCAGTCTGACCACCAAGTCTATTCTGCActgatttcttctttgtttaaCCCCCATGGTCTAACTGTCATCTAGAACGGTTTGACTGCCAGCCACTTAGTGCCCTATGACCTTAGGTTATCTTATGCGAGGTTTAAACCTCTCCTAACTCAATCTCTTAGgtgttcttttgcaaatgttttcatgacATGACACATTGCATCTCGTTCATAAGCATACATCTTCATTCATCCGTTTGTTCATTTGATGCACTCTTCAATTGTTTAGAGAGTGCGTGTCGACAGTTCAAGCGATCGAGGCTGATACCAAACTGAAGGTATGCATGAGCGAGGCACCATAGcaacaagacaagcatctaagcatatttcacttttactttggatcttgcggtgtctaatttgataagttatcggTTTATGTATGTTGTATATGTTTAGCGAATCAATGTTGAGatttgtgggtagaacctatatcgATGCATTTGTTCCTATCTTGATTATTGATGATTCCCTATCCTTATAATCTGGGTATAACAATGTTAAagtctaacttaaaatttatcCGAGATGCTTAggaatgcataggtcatcggtagaagtcgaggtGGAATACCCATCGTTCGCGAGACCCATTGTTCGCAAGCTATAGGGCTTAATTGTTATTCACAATGCAAATGATGCTGGGATGAAGAgtttgtgagaatgagatgagatgtgggtggtgctaggggtagatcGAGAGAGGAACCCCGATACCATAGATcacttgcatcgattaagcactgACAATTATTTGTCGTTGGATtaagcactttctgtacttccacatattcaataaatgtactAATGAGACAATTATTATACGTCATGCTAACACTTGACTTGTGGCCCTACGacatgtaagagaaaaagaatgaggagaagcaaggtggcttGGAGCCGAAGGTGTCTGGGACATGCtcacggtaaccccggtgccataggggcaagcGCAAGTGGATAGTTCTATGTATGAGAAAGATTGTTTTGGGGGCCAAGAATATGAACCCTAGTTATGTGGGTGAAGATGTatccctgcagggtgtaaaatcaatttaaattatcatgctctcggttatgagtatGCTTATGTTCTTCTGCATCAATTGTAGAGTTCTGATGCTGGGTcgttatggtatgttgggaagtggaTAGTGATGGTTTGTATCGAAATGAGTATGATCAAgtgatggttatggttattTTTATGATCTCATGATAGTAGGGTACGAATTGTTAAGTTATAGATGCTCGCAATCTTAAGTTGGTAAATACTTTTTcgtataaattcatttaaccttgtgaCTGATTCCTTGCTACGCGTCCTCAAATGCATGATCTTTGGAGTCAGGTTATCATATGTACCAATTATGGAGTAAGTCTTGCGAGCACCTTTGTACTTACCttgcttttgttgagtttttgtaGGTGAGGAAGAAATAATGTATAATTACTTCATGCCCACCGATGTTGGTGATGGATAAGAATAGTGGTGGACTACTCATGATGGCTCggtggtgccttagggcaaatgactccatttcttttgttgtttatagacGTTAATTCAGCTACATAGTAACTTTAACATGCTAGGAGATGAACTTGTTGTATTTGTTGTCTTAGTGTTTGTTGAACTTGTAATAACCTTaaggcttgtaatatatttacattactcgCTTTTTTATTATGCATTGAtgtgatgaagcttgttgtaaaggcgtgtgtttCGATCTTAGTCATAAAATATATGCCGGGACTATCGGAATTGGATTCATGTTAATTATTGGTGATTGCGATTGTTATAGTGAGATGTGAGTTAGAACGTGGCATATCAAGAGATGGacatgtgctagctctcatcttattaaatgatcgtCCAAGTGATTAActtgaatacaatttggacggttcctcacaccaaTAGTCCACATCTTCAGTTCTCCACGAACCTAGAAGCATGAACGATATGGATGTCAGGAGAGGGGGCGGTGGGGGAGCCAAGCAGAGGCAAGCCTAGCGGGGCACGATGGCGAAGCGGGCGCGAGCTGGGCAAAGGCGAGCCTAGCAGCCACAAGCGAGGCAGCAGTGAGTCGGGTAGAGGCGAGCGAGGCGAGGGCCGTGAGGGCAGTGAGACGTGGCCGTGGTGATGCAGGAACTGACTCGAGGCTCCCCACCTACCCGACAACGATGACCACTCCCTCCCTTGTTCTCTCTATCTCTAGTTAGTACCCGCTTCTCAGTCCTCTCCACTGCCCTCTTTGGACTTTTTTCTTCGATTGTGCCCGTATGGACTAAGCGAAATAGAAactttgaggagaaatatacatGGATAAGTTCAACTTAAACTACGTTTGTGATTCGATGTGCTGTTCATGGACCCATTTCTGATAATTCTGACCAGACAGTGAGACAGTGATGCTGCTGGGTTGAAGTCTAAGCAGGATGCAAGGTCCTCTGCATTTTTACTGAGGCCGCCACTGCATCACAAGCTAGCTGCTTCCCAAACTATGCAATCCCTTCGTAAAGCAGCCCAGGCCTTTCGTTTTGATGCTTCCTAGCCCCCAAGTCCAACAGCTTCATGTGCTCCAGCACTCCGGAAGTGTAGctgtcacccccccccccccccaccctggCACTTCACTTCCAACAGGAGGTATTTCATATTGAAACTCCAATCCGTTGCTACAATATAAAAGTTTTTAACTCAATGGAAAAAAGTATGAGAAACAAATTACACAAGACGAGCACCAACCACAAGGGCTTATTAGAGATAATTGACAACTCAGGCTAGGGCAAATCTTATTAGACCAGCTCTTCATCGTCTTATTCATCATCATGATCATCAGCGCATCTGATTGTCGCCATTTTCACATCCGATTATCCACAATTCATGTTTACAACCACGCGGGGTTCTTCAGAGTGGTGACAACGGCCTTGATCTGCAGGTAGTTCTTCAGGCTGTCGATGCCCTTCTCCCTCCCGATGCCGCTCATCTTGTACCCGCCGAAGGGGATCGCGGCGTCGAAGATGTCGAAGCAGTTTACCCAGACAGTGCCAACTTTGAGCGCACGTGTCAGGGTGTTGGCCGTGTTCAAATTGTTGGTGAACACACCGGCAGCCAATCCGTACCGGCTTGCATTTGACCTCTTGATGACCTCATTGAGATCCCTGTTGAAGCAGAACAAAAATTATAAACCAGTTGGTGCTCAAAGTTTTTAACTCAATGGAAAAAAGTATGAGTAacaaattctgaaatttcagatGGTGGACATATCAACAAGAGTGTTACTCACTTGAACTTGAGGATCGACTGAACAGGCCCAAAGATTTCCTCTTGAGCAATCTTCATGCCATCCTGTAACAACCGTATCATGAACATTAAGCATATCTTGCAAGAgacagaaaaataattttttactaATTCTTTGACGTTCTTCTGAAAAACTAATAATTCGATGCAGTCAAAGCTTACCTGCACATCTGAGAAAATCGTTGGCTGGATGTAGAAACCTTTGTCACCTAACCTATCACCACCAGCCATAAGGGTAGCTCCACTGTCAACACCTGACCTAATGTAGCGCAAGATCTTGTTGAATTGCTCATTGTCAATCTAGAAATGAACAAAAAagagcattttttttatcagctCAAAACGTGGAGACATAGTAGGATTGCAATAGTGAACGCCATCAATCTATTTTGAACACTAAAACATGTGGAACTATCAAGATTCTAAAGCACGATGTGGTTGCCGATTGAAGTGTGAAACTCGCATGAGTTATGTTGCGTAAATAATTTGGCAATGTGATTGCTCATCGAGTGAAATGTGAAGCTTGTGAGACTTCTACTGATGACTGATCAGTGATCTGATATTGAAGAAAATGTAAAATATCGAGGAGTTCTATAGAATGAATGACCAGCCGTGTGATTGTAGGTTGGGAACTAAATAATGATGGAACACCCTAAATAGGAAATCATATGTACCTGAGGGCCCTGTTCAACACCTTTCTTGAATGGATCGCCAACTACACGCTTCAAAGCACGAGCCTTGGCTTTCTCCACAAACTCATCGTAAATACGCTCATGTACAAATGTGCGAGACCCAGCACAGCAGCATTGTCCCTTACAAATTCATATGACAAAGGAAAGATATTTAGGTAAAAGAAACTGACAACACAACTGTCATGCTTATTTTGGCACAATACCAACAAATACCTGGTTAAAGAACAGGGCAAAATGTGCAAGCTCAACAGCATGGTCAACATCAGCATCGTCCATGATAATAAAAGGAGACTTGCCTCCTAACTCCAGTGTCACTGGCTTAAGGTTGCTCCTTGCAGCCAACTCAAGAACAATTTTGCCGGTATCCGTTGATCCAGTGAATGCAAGCTTTGTCGAAGGAAAGAAATATACGTTTATTCATACTGTATAGTTTTCCTGGCAATTATCTATGGAAAAAATACAACAATTATAGGTTTACCTTATCAACATCCATGTGACTAGCAAGAGCAGCACCAGCAGTAGGACCAAAACCAGAGATAACATTCAAAACACCATCAGGGAGTCCAGCCTATTTAAAAATGCAAGATATGATCAGCTCTGATCCAAATAAAAATGTGCAGTTATATTATAATAAGTAGCCAATTGTAGGGGCTTCCCCTACTGtacaatttcaaaaaaataaataataagtagCCAATTGTATTCTCAAATGCACGGCAAGATTTGTGAACGCGATTATACTTGCAGTACAAGTTTGATGACTATGATTGAAATATAGTAGTCATATTTGTATACAACTCTTGTAGCTTTTGTATCTAACCAGATTAATCCACGGTTCTAAACTGTTATAATATGCCCCCGCTAAAATAAGTGGTGTAAATGTTTTCTATTTGTCTATATTGATGAGGGAATCTtatggttttttttctttttaaaggaACACCTTGGAATTTTATAGCCCTCAAGAGAAAATGAGGTGCGCTTGTTCACATTTTACACAGATGGGACAAGGTATTCCATCTTGTGCAGACTTGGAGAGAGTTCCATCCATATCCTATATATGCATTGAAACAAGGTTACATTGATAAAGAACTAAACACGTGACTCAACGCATTGAAATTTGAATCATTTGGCTCTTGGATGTTCAATTACACCATTAACAGTTTTTTCCTCCATTTTTCTCTGTTAGGAGTGGTGATGGTGCAAAACAACTCAAGGGAGTAAATTAACATTAAGCACTCAGAGATCACTGCATACATCTATCATATCATAATTAAAAAGGAACATGTTCGACTAATCCTAGCATCTTTTAATCCCAGTAAAATACAATATATCAATAGAACATAAAAAATGGTTGTCGGATGAATCAAAGTCCATTTTCCCAGGGTAAATATAATAGCATTGCAATAACAGGAACA
The sequence above is drawn from the Phragmites australis chromosome 10, lpPhrAust1.1, whole genome shotgun sequence genome and encodes:
- the LOC133930464 gene encoding aldehyde dehydrogenase family 2 member B7, mitochondrial-like isoform X1, encoding MAAATRRAASSLVSRCLLSRPSAAGRPAVPSALHKPVHDLPADGTCGLLPGVRQRFSTAAAVEEPIVPPVQVNYTKLLINGDFVDSASGKTFPTLDPRTGNVIAHVAEGDAEDVNRAVAVARKAFDEGPWPKMTAYERSKILFRFADLIEKHNDEIAALETWDNGKPYEQAAHIEVPMVARLMRYYAGWADKIHGLIVPADGPHHVQVLHEPIGVAGQIIPWNFPLLMFAWKVGPALACGNTVVLKTAEQTPLSALYIAKLSHEAGLPDGVLNVISGFGPTAGAALASHMDVDKLAFTGSTDTGKIVLELAARSNLKPVTLELGGKSPFIIMDDADVDHAVELAHFALFFNQGQCCCAGSRTFVHERIYDEFVEKAKARALKRVVGDPFKKGVEQGPQIDNEQFNKILRYIRSGVDSGATLMAGGDRLGDKGFYIQPTIFSDVQDGMKIAQEEIFGPVQSILKFKDLNEVIKRSNASRYGLAAGVFTNNLNTANTLTRALKVGTVWVNCFDIFDAAIPFGGYKMSGIGREKGIDSLKNYLQIKAVVTTLKNPAWL
- the LOC133930464 gene encoding aldehyde dehydrogenase family 2 member B7, mitochondrial-like isoform X2, whose product is MAAATRRAASSLVSRCLLSRPSAAGRPAVPSALHKPDGTCGLLPGVRQRFSTAAAVEEPIVPPVQVNYTKLLINGDFVDSASGKTFPTLDPRTGNVIAHVAEGDAEDVNRAVAVARKAFDEGPWPKMTAYERSKILFRFADLIEKHNDEIAALETWDNGKPYEQAAHIEVPMVARLMRYYAGWADKIHGLIVPADGPHHVQVLHEPIGVAGQIIPWNFPLLMFAWKVGPALACGNTVVLKTAEQTPLSALYIAKLSHEAGLPDGVLNVISGFGPTAGAALASHMDVDKLAFTGSTDTGKIVLELAARSNLKPVTLELGGKSPFIIMDDADVDHAVELAHFALFFNQGQCCCAGSRTFVHERIYDEFVEKAKARALKRVVGDPFKKGVEQGPQIDNEQFNKILRYIRSGVDSGATLMAGGDRLGDKGFYIQPTIFSDVQDGMKIAQEEIFGPVQSILKFKDLNEVIKRSNASRYGLAAGVFTNNLNTANTLTRALKVGTVWVNCFDIFDAAIPFGGYKMSGIGREKGIDSLKNYLQIKAVVTTLKNPAWL